The segment GGGCTTAATCATAAAGTTCGGCTCCAGCTTTTTAAGGATGACCTCCTCATTAAAATCAGGTAATCCGCTGATTAACCGGTGGGTGGGCAGAATGTGCAGGTCGTCCGCTTCGGTGTTGGTGAGGTACATGAGGTGAAAGTTGTAGCCTTCATTACCCGAATGATGCGGCTGAGTGCTCCTCATTTTGGTTTTATACAGCAACGATCCTTCGTACCGGTGGTGGCCATCAGCCAAAATGATGTTTTTGCCTTTAATGACATCAATAAATTTCTGGATTACCGTGGCATCATGGATGAAGGCCAATACATCGCGTACACCCTGGTAGTCTTCCGTTTCGTAAATGGGTGTTTGGATGGCTTCGTCCATATATGCCTCTAAAACATGATCTGCATCAGTATACAGGCCATGCGTTGGGCTAACGTGGAGTTGCGTCTCTTCCAGTAATTCAACACGATCGTTCACGGCATTGGGTATTGTATTTTCATGGCGCAGGATCACTTGTTCATTCCAATCATAGGTTCGGATGTGGCAAACAAATCCCTTACGACAATACTCTTTGTTACTTCCCGGCAGTTTAAAGTACTGGTAATAAACATAGATGCCCGGCAGTTTATCCTGTTTAATTATTCCCTCTTGCTTCCATTGGTCCAATAATTCGCGGGCATGATGGGCAGATCCCAAGGGGACCGATAAATGAATGCTGTTATACGGGTTTTGATATAGGGTTTTACGTTGTTTTTCAGAGACCACATCAAACAACGGTGAGACAAGGGATTCAATAGTTTGTGCCAGTTCCTGGTTGTACCGCCAGGCACGTACCGGTTTTATTTCAGCCATGGATATGTTTCTTCAAAGATCAGTTGACTGGTTTTACAGCCTGTTTTTTTTCCATTTACTTACCGAGCCGT is part of the Cyclobacteriaceae bacterium genome and harbors:
- a CDS encoding DUF1015 domain-containing protein; this translates as MAEIKPVRAWRYNQELAQTIESLVSPLFDVVSEKQRKTLYQNPYNSIHLSVPLGSAHHARELLDQWKQEGIIKQDKLPGIYVYYQYFKLPGSNKEYCRKGFVCHIRTYDWNEQVILRHENTIPNAVNDRVELLEETQLHVSPTHGLYTDADHVLEAYMDEAIQTPIYETEDYQGVRDVLAFIHDATVIQKFIDVIKGKNIILADGHHRYEGSLLYKTKMRSTQPHHSGNEGYNFHLMYLTNTEADDLHILPTHRLISGLPDFNEEVILKKLEPNFMIKPIEDADTLNEIIIGKPWAFGLMFRENNYKVRLKPEVIDSMTWHFPEVVKRLDLTVMHYFIIEKALGIPGKEQRQSKNISFDRSFSDCLKKVLTSEAQLAIITNEVSIEDVKKVCASGATMPQKSTYFYPKVICGFMFSSIKEDEFQTPAYSRF